A segment of the Polyangiaceae bacterium genome:
CTCGAAGCGGGAGCGAAGGCAGCCACGCCTCGCAGCTCCAGAACCGGCCCGCCGGTGAGCGGACTCGGTTGCTCTCACTTCATGCGGGCACTATTCTGCCCGGCAGTCAGCTTTGCTTGAGGTAGGTTCAGCACTGGTACGCTCAGCTCGTCGTTCGAGACTGCGCACCGGTGACTTCTAGCCTGGTCAGACCAGGAACTCTGCGGAGGAGATACACACATGGGGATCATGGATTTCGTCAAGGGCGGCGTGCAGCAGATGATGATCGCTCGCCCCGACGAGTACAAAGAGAAGGTCTTCTACAAGCATCCGGATCAGCAGTTTCCATTCTGGAGTCAGCTGACGGTCGATTCGGATGAAGTCGCGCTGTTCTTCAAGGACGGCACGGCTCAGGGGATCCTCCCACCAGGGCGCCATACCCTGAGCACACAGAACATCCCCTTCCTCGGTAAGTTCGTTTCCGAATTTACGGGCGGAAATGTATTCATCAGCGAGATCTTCTTCGTCACCACTCGACCGATTTTCCGCGATCAGAATAGCCAGCCGCTAGGCTTCGGCGGTCCGCTCGGGTCGATGCGCGACCCTGAGTTGGAGATCCGAGTCAACCCCAGGGCGTTCGGCACATACTCCTTCAAGGTTACGGATCCCGCGGTCTTCATTGGCAAGTTCATCGGCCAGAGTGGCGCGGTGGATCCCGATGTGGCGCTGCAGTGGGTGCGCGACCAGATCCTGATGGGATTGAAGTCCGTGCTGACCCGGATGATGAAGTCCGGGGATATCACCCTGATGGACCTCGGCGAATGCGGCCCGGACGTCGCCCGCGAGATCGTGCAAAACTGCCCAGACCTCACGGAAAAGGGTCTCCAGGTGATGGAGATCGCCAAGCTCAACATCAACCTGAGCAAGGAAGACGAAGCTCGCATCGACGAGTTCCAAGACCAAATCGTCCAGGCCAAGCTTGATCGGCGCAAGGCGAAGATTGGCGTCGGCACCGCAGAGGCCGAGGCACAGCAACGCCAGTTTGGTCTCGACCAGGACTTCTCGAACGCTCAACGCTACGTGAACCAGGTCGATATGAACCGCTATGGCCAGTTTGCAGGCGCGCAGGCGACGATGGGCCTCGGCGAAGGACTCAAGCAAGGCGGCGATGGCGTTTCCGCGGGGGTAGCGGGAGCGGGCATGATGGCCGGTATGGGGCTCGGCGCCGGCCTGAACGCGGGCGCTCACGGTTATCCTCCCCAAGGCTACCCGCCGCCCGGCTACGGCTATCCGCCGCCCGGTTATCCGCCCCAAGGCTATCCCGGCTATCCGCCTCCTGGCTATCCGCCTCAAGGCTATCCAGGACAGCAGCCCGGCTATCCGCCCCAGCAAGGTGCGCCGCAACAGGGTGCGCCCCAGGGTCAGGGTTATCCGCCTCAGCAGGGGTACCCGCCGCCTGGCTATCCGCCCCAGGGTTATCCTGGCCAGCAGCCGGGCTACCCGCCTCAGCAAGGTTATCCGCAGCAAGGCTACCCGCAGCAGGGCTACCCGCAGCAACAGGCCGGCGGCTACGGTCCCCCGCCTGGCGCGCCTCCCCAAGGCGCCGCGCCTCAGGGGGCAGCGCCTCAAGGGGCGCCGCCGCAAGGTGCGCCCGGTGGCGCGGAGTTCCCCGGTGGGCCGTGTCCCAAGTGCAACACGGCGAATGCCGCTGGCGCGAAGTTCTGCGCCGCGTGTGCGACGCCTCTCGGCTGAGTCGCTAGACCACTCCAAAGCAGCAACGCCCGGGCTCGATGAGCCCGGGCGTTTTTGCGTGGGTCGACCGACCGCTCGCACTCCGTGGGCGGCTGAGGTGGGGAAGACGATTCGGAGAGGCCCGCGCAGAGCGGAGCGCTGACGACCGATCTGCACGACCCTCGCACTCAGCAGATGCGGACAATCCGCACTTGGCCACCCGAGTGAGTGCCCCGACCGGGGACAATGGGCTAGGCTGACGCTCGAGGGTGAGCGAGACACTGTTGCTGTTCGGAGGGCACAAGGGGCCCAACGACAAGCCCGCGACTGAGCCGGAGCCGACTGCCAAGCTGTGTCCTGACTGCGGGCACCAGTTCTCGGGTGAAGCGCGGTTTTGCCCCTTCGACGGTGCCTTGCTCGAACACCGCGGCAAATGGGATCGCAGCGGCGATCCGCTGATCGGCAGCGTCGTCGACGGACGCTATGAAGTGCTCGACGTCCTTGGCGAGGGCGGCATGGGTACCGTCTACCGGGTCCGGCACACCACACTGGGTCGCGCTTTCGCCCTCAAGGTGCTGCGAAAGGATCTCGCCGGCGATCGCGAGTTGGCGGCGCGCTTCATTCAAGAGGCGAAGGCCGCGGCCTCGGTGTCTCACCCCAGCGTGGTTCAGATCACCGATTTTGGCGCACTGGACGGCGAGCAACCGTATTTCGTCATGGAAATGCTCGAGGGTCAGTCGCTGGGCTGGCTGATCCAACACGGCGGCGCCATTCCTGCCGCCCGCGCTGTGCGTATCCTGCGTCAAGTTGCCGAGGCATTGGGCGCCGCCCACGCGGCAGGCATCGTGCATCGCGACCTCAAGCCCGACAATATCCATGTGGGTTCGGCGGCGGGCAGTGGTAGCGACGTGGTGAAGGTGCTCGACTTTGGCTTGGCCAAGGTCGCTGGTGCGAGCCGACTCACGCGTCAAGGCATGGTGTTCGGGACGCCGCACTACATGAGCCCAGAGCAAGCCTCGGGCGGCACCGTGGATCACCGCGCCGACATCTACGCGCTCGGCGTGGTGATGTACGAGATGTTCACCGGGCGAGTGCCATTCGAGGCGGACAGCTACATGGGCGTCTTGACGAAGCACATGTACGTGGCGCCGACGCCGCCGAGTGAAGTCGTAGCGGCTGCCAGGGAGCTTGGCGCGCTCGAGGACATGACGCTGCGCTGCCTGCAAAAGAAGCCGCTTCAGCGCTTCCAAAGCATGGCGGACTTCATCGAGGAGCTGGACCGCGTTGCCCAGGTGAGCGACGACGGCAGTGTCTCGCTTCGCCCATCCGAGGCCGACGCGAGGCCGCTCGAAAACTTGCTTGCGGATGAGCTGGAGCCACCGAGTCCTGAGGAGCTGCGCATCGCCCGCGGGCGCTCGACGGAGTCTCACAGTCACGTCTCGATCGCTATCGCCGTGGCTGGCGCGGTCGCGCTGGTTGCGGCGGTGATTTGGCTCTTCACCCGAGGCAGCGACCCGAGCGCTGAGTCTGCAAAGGCCACCGCGAGCGCTACCGCGCTCGCGGAGACCGCGTCGTTGCAGCCCACGTCCACTCCAGCAACGACACCCGCAACCGCGGAGGCGGCCCCAACCGACGATACCGCAACGGAGACCGCGCCGAACCCCGTGGAAAAGACTGCGGAGCCAGCCAAGGCGAAGCCGACCCCCCGACGCGCTCCTTGGACGCAGCCGTACAATCCCGCCCCGCGCCCTGCGGCTACCCCCACTCAAACTGCCAAGCCCAAGCCGCAAATCGGCGGATCAGACATCGTCGATCCCTGGAAGTGAGAGCGGAGTCAGCGATCGCGCTGCTCAGGAACACGCACACTCACGCAAACCTCGCGGATCATTTCGTGGCGTGAGACGTATCGCATCCGGTGACTCAGCTTGACAGTACCCCTGGGTACCGCAAGGCTAAGCCTGCGCAGGAAGAAACGACGTGGCGAAGAAGCAACTACTGCTGGTCGATGCAGATCCTCGCAGTGTCCGAGTGCTCGAAGTCAGCCTCAAGAAGGCAGGCTACAGCGTCACGACGGCAGGCGACGGTGCAGACGCATTTGCGAAGATCAACTTCTCCACTCCGGACTTGATCCTCACCGACACGCGGCTACCCGGGCTCGATGGATACGAGCTCGTGCGGCGCCTCAAGGAGCAGCCGGATCTCGCGGGGATCCCCGTACTGTTCCTGACTAGCCAAAAGTCGGTGGAGGACAAGATCCGCGGACTCGAGCTTGGGGTAGAGGACTACCTCACGAAGCCGATCTTCGTGCGCGAGCTGATCACCCGGGTGAACATGCTGCTCGCGCGGCGCACACAAGAACGCATCGCAACCAGTCAGCCGCTCAGCGCGCGCACGCGCCTCTCGGGCTCGCTGGAGGACATGGGCGTGGTCGACCTGCTCCAGACCTTCGAGGTCAGCCGCAAGAGCGGTGTGGCGGTGATCCACGACGGCGCGCGTGACGCTTTCGTTTATTTCCGCGAGGGAAAGGTCGTCGACGCGGAGCTCGGTAGGCTTCGGGGCGAGGAGGCCGTCTACCGCGCTTTGATCTGGACCGAAGGCAGTTTCGAGGTCGAGTTCAGGCCGGTGCAGAACGAGGACATCGTTCCCACCTCCACCCAGGGCCTGCTGATGGAGGGCATGCGCCGAGTCGACGAGTGGGGTCGCCTGTGTGAGCAGCTTCCGTCGCTCACCACGGTCTTCGAGGTCGATCACGACGAACTCGTCGAGCGCCTCAACGAGATCCCCGACGAGCTGAACGGGATCCTGAAACTGTTCGATGGGCGCCGGAGTCTGCTGCACGTCGTGGACGAGAGCCCGTTCGAAGACCTGTCCACGCTCGGCACCATCACGAAGCTCTACTTCGAAGGTCTGTTGATCGCGTCCGAGTCCCAAGGCCTCGGCGACGATCCAGTCCACAGCGACGAAGTCGTTCCAAGCATCGAGCACGAGAGTCAGCCGAAGCTCGACGTCGCGCTGGTGGAGGCCGTCGTACCAGAGCGCCACTCGCCCCCCCGAACCAAGACGGCCGAGCCCGTGCCGGATCTTGGGATCTTCGACGCTGAAGTGGATGGCGCCGCAGCGGAGGCTGAAGCAGCACGTCCTGCAGCCACTCCCGCGGCTGCTGCGCGCTCTGCCAGCACCGCGCCGTCTCAGCGCGCTACCCTCGCCACCGCCGCAGACGCCGCGATGGAGGCGCTCGATCGCCTCGCCGCGGAAGCGGCGCCAGCGCCGTCGCCCAAGCGTACGCCCCTGCCAACGACCACCAAGGAAGGTCGCGTTGGGATCTCCACCCAAATGGGGCTCGGCGAGGCGACGATCACCGATCCAGGTGCGCCGCCCATGCGCGCCGGGTGGACCGCGAAGCCAACCCTGGCTGATTCGCCTGACGCCCGCGCTGCGGTCGCGATCGCGCGCAGCGCCATCGAGTCGCAACTCCCGTCGACCAAGGGCGAGTCGCCCCAGGCCAAGCTCGAAGCCAAGGTGATTCCATTTCCTCGAGGAAGCGGAGAAGAGGGCGCGAGCAAGGCCACGCGCATCATGGGCAGCATCGAGCTCCCCGAAGAGGCGAGCCCGGAGACCCGCGCCGAAGCGCCTCGCGCCCGCCGGGAAAGCCCGCTGCCCGCTACCGGTGTGGAGCCGGCACCGCCTTCGGCCCGCACTGATCCCGCGGAGATGAAGGCGGAAAAAACCGCGGCCGAACAGGCGGCGCCCGCAGCCAAAGACGAGCTGGAAGAGGAAGCGCCGATCACCCGCGCTTCACGCCCCCGCACGAAGACCGCGCCGTTGCCTGCAGCGGCCGAGCAGGCGCCTGTCGTCGACGACGCGGAGAGGGGCTCCAGTCACGAGCACGCCCACGACCACGAGCACGAGGCCGCGTTCTTCGCCGACGGCGAGACTGGGGAGTACGAAGGCGGGCCGCGCAGCATCCCTCCGGGCGAGCTCGACCTCGACCTCGATGAGCCGTTGGTCTTGCCCCAGCGTAGCCCGGAGCAAGAGGCGCGGCGGAGCCGGTTCATGCGCGTCGTTGCGCTGGCCGTCGGCTTTGCAGTCGGTGTGTTCGTGTTCGCCATGATCTTCAAGGGCAACAAGGAGGAGCCGACGCCGGCCGCCTCCACTTCGGAGACACGCGGCGAACCGGCCACGACGTCTCCCGCGATGAGCGAGAAGCCCACGCCTCCAGCCACCGTGGACCCTGCACCCGAGGCGACAGCGGAGCCTGAGCCGCAGGAGCCCGAGGCGAAGGAACCAGAGGCCAAAGAGCCGGAGCCGGTCAAGGAGACCGCCCCTGAGCCCAAGGCCCAGCCAGCTGCCGCCCGGGAGCCCGCCGCTCGTCCGCCCGCCGCTCGTCCGCCGGCGGCTCGCCCCCCGGCGCCGCCAGCCGCCGAACCACCAGCGCCGGCGCTGCCTCCGACCCCGCCAGCTTCCACAGGGAAACCGCCGACAGCGTCCTTTCCGACGAACTGAGCAGGCCGCCACGCCGCCCTTGGCGCAGCCCCGGGCCCTGCTAAGGCAGCGGCTCTGGTTTGGGCAGCAGGTGATGCGGGATCGTCTTCAAGAAGCCTCGAAAGAAGTAGCTGAAGCGCCCCATCGAGTCGGAGTAGAAGACGGAGGTTCGCGGCACTTCCGCGAGGTGCGAAGTGCCTAGTGCAATTGGCGCCCCCGTCGCGGTGAAGGCTGCGTCGTACCCCGCCTCGGTCACCAAATCTCGAGCTCGGCGATCCATCGACCCCAGCGGATAGAAGTACACGCTGGGGCTCACCCCCAAGCGCTGTTCGAGCAACTCCCTTGAACGAGTCAGCTCTTCATCCACGAGCTTCCTTGGCAGGTTCTTCAACCCGCGATGACGATGGCCGTGGCTTGCGACTTCCACGAGACCAGAGTCATGCATCTCCCGGACCTCTTCCCAGGACATGGTAAAGCGCTTCTTGTCTTCCACTAGCCCAGTAGTGATCCCCAGGGAAAAAGGCAGCTTCAGCCGCTTCAAGATCGGCCACGCACGGTGGTACACGCTGCTCATCCCGTCATCCATGCTGATCACGGCGACTCGTTCGGGCAACAGCAGCTTGCCACGCAGGAAGAGCACCAGCTGGCTCAGGTGGACCACCTCCACCCGATTCTCCTTCAGCCACTCCATCTGCTGCTTGAACGCAATGCTCGACACGCTCAGCGGATCACTACCCCGGTCGAAGCCGTGATAGAGCAAGACCACCGCGCGCGTGCGGTGTGCCTCGACCACGGGATGCGCGAACTCTGGCGATGGAGATGCTGCTGCCGGAGATACGGTCGCTCGACTTGTTGCCGTGGGGAAATGGGTGTCGTCGCTCTCGACGCCTGGAGTGAGCGGCACCTCTCCCTTGGAAGCCAGCTCCGGCGAAGGGTTGCGGTCGTCGCTCGCGCTGGGACCCGCGGCACGAGCCGTTTTCGGCTCACTTGCTGCCTGGTTAGGGGGGGAGGTGCGTTGGCTTCCGCCGCACGCGATCATCAAGCCACCGGCCAAGAGCGCACACTGCGCGAGGCGACGACGTGGCTGACGGTGCGTGCTCACAACCATGGAGCCTGAGAGTGTAGGCGATGCCTACTCGCTGCCAACCCCTCGCCGCGAATCCGTTGCCACCATCGCCCACACGGTCGGACAGCTTCGCACCTGAAGTTCAATGCGAACGGGAGCGCACTCGGGGGTCGAGCAAGGCGTAGGAGAAGTCGACCAGCAAGTTCGACAGCACCACGGCGACGGCGAACAGCAGCACCACACCGACCACCACCGGCCCGTCGCGGTCGAAGATCGCATTCACCGTGAGCGTGCCCACTCCGGGCCAACGAAAAATGCGCTCAGTCACGATCGCGCCGCCCACCAGGGTGCCGATATTCATGCCGATCACCGTCACAAGCGGCACCAGGGCATTGCGAAGCGCGTGCTTGAACACGACGACAGACTCCGACAAGCCCTTTGCTCGCGCGGTGCGCACATAGCCACTGCCGAGCAGCGTGAGCATCTCGTCGCGCACCAAGCGCGTGTAATAGGCGGCGCCATACAACCCCAGGGTGAGGGAAGGCAGGAAGGCGGACTTGAGCAGCTGCGATTCATCCCCCGAATAGACCAGCGGAAACCAGTTTAGCCAGCGCGCGAAGACCGCTTGCAGCAACAACCCCGTGAGGAATGTCGGCGCGCTGATGCCAATCAGCGTCAGGCCGACGGCCCCCCAGTCGAACACGGTGTGCCGTCGGTATGCCGCGAGGACTCCGAATAAGATCCCTACGGAAAGCTGGATGGCAAGTGCCAATACGCCTACGAGGAACGTCGGCCCGATCGCGCTGCCGAGTAGCTTCGTCACGGGTTGCCGTTGCAGGTAGCTCTCACCGAGATCGAGGCTCACCGACCCCACGAGCTTGGTCGCATTGGGGTGAGACTTCTCGTCGCCCCCCACGCGCACCATCTGCGTGAAGAAGCGCCCGTAGCGCACGTAGAGCGGCTGATCCAAGCCGAGCTGTTTGCGAATCACTTCCACGTCGGCGGGGCGCGCTTGAGGACCCGCCATGACCCGAGCCGGATCACCCGGCAGCCAGTTGAAAATGAAGAACGTGAGGGTCAATACGGCCCACACCGTGAACACGGACCAAGCCAGACGGGCTGCGAGTCGCTGCAGCATTCAGCGGCCCCCTCTGCCGAGGCCCATACCGAGGCTTGCAGGCAGCGCGCCCCTGTCGCATTGCGTCCCGGGGAGCAGGCAGGCGACCTTACGCTGGAGCTGCGTCGTGTCGATCCAGCTCCAGCGCACGCGTTGAGTCATCACCGGGTGTGGGTGGTAGCCGTGGACGTACGGCTGGGTGACTTCGTAGTAGCGCTGGGCATGAGTAAACACCCAGGGCGCCTCCTCGGTGACAATCGCTTCCGCGCGGCGATACATGCGCTGACGCTCAGCGGCGTCGGAGCTACCACGTGCCTTCTTCATCAGCGCGTCGAGCTCTTGATTGCTGAAGAAGGAGCTGTTCTGGCAGTTTTCTTCTGCGATGGCGTCGCTCGAGAGGGTCGACTCGAAGAAGTTGCTGGGCTCGGGAAAGTCCGGGTGCCAGCCGGTGGTGCCCATCACCGAGGCCCCACGTCGACCCGTGAGCGCTTGAAAGGTGGGCCAGCCAACGAGGCGTAGGTTGATCCGGATGCCGATCTTCTTGAGCTCTTGCTGGGTGATCTCTGCCGTCTGTTGCCCAAAGGAGTCCACCAGCGCGAGGTAGTCTATCTCCTTGGGGTAGCCGCCTTCACCAGTCTTCGGGTCGTACGGATAGCCGGCGAGGCGCATCTCTTCCAACGCAGCGTCGAGGTCGTAACGCTGAGCGGGGTAGCCCGGTGTCGCGGGGATCACCACGTTTGGCACTAGCTTGTACTGAGGCACGATTTGCCCCGGGCGGATCGCTGCAATGTGCTCGCGATTGATCGCGAAGGCGACCGCGCGGCGCATGTGACGGTTATTGAAGGGCGGGATCTCGGTGTTCATGAACGCGCCGAACACCGTGTGGGGCGCCTCCCACTCGCCGTAGGGTTCCCAGCGGCTGTCGCCGCGCAGCCGCGCCAAATCCGCGCGGCTAAACTCGCGCACGTAGTCGTACTCGCCGCGCTCCAGCTTGTAGCGCTGGGTCAGCGTCTCGACCTTCAGCTCCCACTCGACGCCGTCGAGGTAGGGCTTTCCCGGCTGCCAGTAGCCCTCGAAGCGCTTGAACTTGACGTACAGGTTCGGCTCGTAGCGCACGAGCTCGAAGGGGCCGGTGCCGCAAGGCTTGGAGCCAAATGCGTTGCTCCAGGTCTCACCGGCGCTCTTGCACACCGGAGCGACCAGCTGCAGGGCCAACACGTGGAGAAAGGTGGAGTCCGGCTCGGAGAGGTCGAAGCTGACGGTGTACTTGCCGTCGGCATGTACACCGAGCTCTTTGCTCTTTCCCTTGCGGTAATCTTGGTAGCCGGCGATGCGATCGTAAAAGCTCGCGGGGCTCGGAGTGTCAGGGGCGAGGGTGCGCCGCACGCTGCGAACGACGTCGTCTGCGGTGAGTTCGCTGCCGTCGTGGAACAGTACGCCGCGCCGCAGCTGAAAGACGTAGTGCTTGCCGTCCGGAGACACGCTGTACTTGTCAGCGAGCTGAGGTACCAGGTTTCCGACGTCGTCGTAGGTGAGCAACGTGTCGAACATCAGGTTTCCGAGCGCGGCGTTCGTGGTCGAGAAGCCGGTTGCCGGATCCAGCGTACGGATGCCGGTGAAGAAAGCCGTGCGCAGTGTCCCGCCACGCGTTGGCGACTCACCCACGCGCTTACCGATGGGCGCCGACAGCTTTTCGTCGCAGCCCAGGGTGGCGCATAGCACACTCACCCCCAAGACCAGCCTCGCTAGGCCTTGATGAAGACGCACGTATCCGTGAGGAGATGTTCTTGCTCCGGGAGCGAACAACGGCGACTGCTCAGTTTTCATTCGGGTCCAAGGCATCGCGTAGGCCTTCTCCGAGGAGGTTGAAACCGAGCACGCTGAGCAAGATCATCACTCCCGGGGCGATCACCAAGAGCGGTCGATCCGCGATCGCCGACTGACCTTCTTGCAGCATGCGACCCCAGGTGGCCGTGGGCGGCGGTAGCCCGACCTGCAAGTAGGAGAGCACGCTCTCCGCGATGATCATCGCGGCAACGTGGGCCGTGGCGATCACGATCAGCGGACCGATGACGTTCGGCAGCAGGTGCTTTCTGGCGATGCCGAGGTCGCTCTGCCCGAGCGCGCGGGCGGCTTCGATGAAGTCCAAACCTCGAAGCTGGAGGACCTTGGAGCGAATGATCCGCGCGGTACCGAACCAGCTGGTGAAACCGAGCACCAGGAGCAGGGTGGTGAGCGAGACGTCTCCGAGCGCCACGCCAAGCGCCATCACGAGCACCAGGTAGGGCAAGCTGAGGCCGATGTCGACCAGGCCCATCAGCGCTTGGTCCACGACCGCCCAGCGAGTGCCCGAGGTCCAACCCGAGAGCAGCCCTACCGCCGTACCGACCAAGGCGCTCAGCAAGGTCGCGACGAACCCCACGGCGAGGGAGATGCGCGCGCCGTGAGCCAGGCGACTCAGCTGGTCGCGAAACAGCTGGTCCACGCCAAGCCAGTGCACCGCGCTCGGCCCGACGGGCTCTCCAATCGCGTCGCGTCCGCGGTCGAAGTCACTCAGGTTCGGGTCGAAGCCAGTGAGCAACGGAGCGAGGAGCGCGAACACGATCAAGAAGACGACCAAGCCAGCCCCGAGCGCAGCTCCGCGATTCCGCTTGAAGCGCGTGAAGGCTCGGGTCTCCGCCATGCAGCAGAAGTAACGCGATGGGGCTATGGGTTGCAATCGCGACCACGTCCGAGAGCGCGAGTCGTGATTCAGCGCCTCAGAACATGCTGGCGCGCTCAGCCTTCAGGAAGCGCGAGAGCACGCGCCCGACTTCTTCGGGGCGCTCCTCCTGCGGCGAGTGCCCGGTGTTCATCAGCTCGAAACCTGCGCCGTTGAGCGTCTTCGAGAGCTTCTGCCCGAAGCCGCTTGGGCAGAGCTTGTCGTGGCGTCCCCAGATCACCAAGCTCGGCACGGCGACCCGGGCGGTGTCCGCGATGATGGGTCGGGTGTCTTCCGTGGCCCGCAGCGTAGCCAGCGCGCTACCGCGCGCCGCCGGCGTGTTGAAGCAGTCGTAGTAGTGGTCGAGGCGTTCGCTATCGATGGGCCCCCCACCGGTGAGCCGCTCGCGGAAGTAGGAGCGAAAGCTCGTGCGACCCAGGAACTGCTTGAACATCAGACCTCCCAGCAAGGGCCACGCCGCGAGACGGCGACTGTAGTCTGCCGAGGTGACGAAGCAGGTCGGATTGATCACGACGAGTCGGCTCACTAGCTCTGGGTGCCGCGCGGCAATAGCGATGGCGATGGAGCCGCCCAGGTCGTGTCCCACGAGCGCCGCTCTGCCGACACCAAGTCCTGAATACAAACCCGCAACGCAGTCCGCGAAGGCATCGAAGTTGTAGCTGAAGCGGCTGAGCGGCGGCTTCTCGCTCTCGCCAAAACCGGGCAGGTCCGGGGTGATGACGCGGAAGTCTTCTTCTAGCTCGGGCGTGACGCGCGACCACGTTAGGTGGTCCATGAACAAGCCGTGTAGAAGCACCGCAGGCGATCCGCTGCCGGTGTCCGCGACGCGAAGCCTGGCGCCTCCCGCGGTGACGTCCCGATAGCGCGTCAACGCCATGGGCAGGGAATCTAGTACAGCTCAGCCTGCCTTGGGGCAAAACCGGTCGTTTGAGTGATCGAGGCGTGTTTCCAGCGGGCGACTCCAGCGTGGGGAGGGCGTTTCCTCTCGCAATCTCCGCAACTCTCGGCCGCATTGACCGAGGGAACACCCATGCGCAAACGCTATCGTCGTCGAGTCGTGGGCTATGAACTCCTGGAGCGCCTGGGGCAGGGGGGATTCGCCGAAGTGTGGCGAGCGCGCCAGTTTACCGACGGGTTCAGCCGCGATGTCTGCATCAAGCGAGCGCGCGGCTTCGACAGCGGGGTACGCCGTGCCCTGGCGGAGGAGGCGCGTTTGCTTGCGATGATATCGCACGGAAACATCATCCGGCTCTTCGACGTGCTGGAAGACAGCCACGGGCAACTCGAGCTTTGCTTGGAGTACGTGAACGGCTGTGACGTCGCTCGCCTGCTGCGAGGTGCCTCAGTTCGCCCAAGCCTCGATCTCCTAGTCGCACTGGGCGCGGCCATCGGTGAAGCGCTCGTCGTGCTTGGGTCCATCGACGGCGGCGTCGTCCACCGAGACTTGTCGCCTCACAACGTGATGGTGGGGCGAAACGGCGAGGTGAAGCTGATTGACCTCGGGATCGCTCGCGCCGCCGCGCGGGAGGCATGGACC
Coding sequences within it:
- a CDS encoding SPFH domain-containing protein — protein: MGIMDFVKGGVQQMMIARPDEYKEKVFYKHPDQQFPFWSQLTVDSDEVALFFKDGTAQGILPPGRHTLSTQNIPFLGKFVSEFTGGNVFISEIFFVTTRPIFRDQNSQPLGFGGPLGSMRDPELEIRVNPRAFGTYSFKVTDPAVFIGKFIGQSGAVDPDVALQWVRDQILMGLKSVLTRMMKSGDITLMDLGECGPDVAREIVQNCPDLTEKGLQVMEIAKLNINLSKEDEARIDEFQDQIVQAKLDRRKAKIGVGTAEAEAQQRQFGLDQDFSNAQRYVNQVDMNRYGQFAGAQATMGLGEGLKQGGDGVSAGVAGAGMMAGMGLGAGLNAGAHGYPPQGYPPPGYGYPPPGYPPQGYPGYPPPGYPPQGYPGQQPGYPPQQGAPQQGAPQGQGYPPQQGYPPPGYPPQGYPGQQPGYPPQQGYPQQGYPQQGYPQQQAGGYGPPPGAPPQGAAPQGAAPQGAPPQGAPGGAEFPGGPCPKCNTANAAGAKFCAACATPLG
- a CDS encoding protein kinase; this translates as MSETLLLFGGHKGPNDKPATEPEPTAKLCPDCGHQFSGEARFCPFDGALLEHRGKWDRSGDPLIGSVVDGRYEVLDVLGEGGMGTVYRVRHTTLGRAFALKVLRKDLAGDRELAARFIQEAKAAASVSHPSVVQITDFGALDGEQPYFVMEMLEGQSLGWLIQHGGAIPAARAVRILRQVAEALGAAHAAGIVHRDLKPDNIHVGSAAGSGSDVVKVLDFGLAKVAGASRLTRQGMVFGTPHYMSPEQASGGTVDHRADIYALGVVMYEMFTGRVPFEADSYMGVLTKHMYVAPTPPSEVVAAARELGALEDMTLRCLQKKPLQRFQSMADFIEELDRVAQVSDDGSVSLRPSEADARPLENLLADELEPPSPEELRIARGRSTESHSHVSIAIAVAGAVALVAAVIWLFTRGSDPSAESAKATASATALAETASLQPTSTPATTPATAEAAPTDDTATETAPNPVEKTAEPAKAKPTPRRAPWTQPYNPAPRPAATPTQTAKPKPQIGGSDIVDPWK
- a CDS encoding response regulator; this encodes MAKKQLLLVDADPRSVRVLEVSLKKAGYSVTTAGDGADAFAKINFSTPDLILTDTRLPGLDGYELVRRLKEQPDLAGIPVLFLTSQKSVEDKIRGLELGVEDYLTKPIFVRELITRVNMLLARRTQERIATSQPLSARTRLSGSLEDMGVVDLLQTFEVSRKSGVAVIHDGARDAFVYFREGKVVDAELGRLRGEEAVYRALIWTEGSFEVEFRPVQNEDIVPTSTQGLLMEGMRRVDEWGRLCEQLPSLTTVFEVDHDELVERLNEIPDELNGILKLFDGRRSLLHVVDESPFEDLSTLGTITKLYFEGLLIASESQGLGDDPVHSDEVVPSIEHESQPKLDVALVEAVVPERHSPPRTKTAEPVPDLGIFDAEVDGAAAEAEAARPAATPAAAARSASTAPSQRATLATAADAAMEALDRLAAEAAPAPSPKRTPLPTTTKEGRVGISTQMGLGEATITDPGAPPMRAGWTAKPTLADSPDARAAVAIARSAIESQLPSTKGESPQAKLEAKVIPFPRGSGEEGASKATRIMGSIELPEEASPETRAEAPRARRESPLPATGVEPAPPSARTDPAEMKAEKTAAEQAAPAAKDELEEEAPITRASRPRTKTAPLPAAAEQAPVVDDAERGSSHEHAHDHEHEAAFFADGETGEYEGGPRSIPPGELDLDLDEPLVLPQRSPEQEARRSRFMRVVALAVGFAVGVFVFAMIFKGNKEEPTPAASTSETRGEPATTSPAMSEKPTPPATVDPAPEATAEPEPQEPEAKEPEAKEPEPVKETAPEPKAQPAAAREPAARPPAARPPAARPPAPPAAEPPAPALPPTPPASTGKPPTASFPTN
- a CDS encoding polysaccharide deacetylase family protein, with the protein product MVVSTHRQPRRRLAQCALLAGGLMIACGGSQRTSPPNQAASEPKTARAAGPSASDDRNPSPELASKGEVPLTPGVESDDTHFPTATSRATVSPAAASPSPEFAHPVVEAHRTRAVVLLYHGFDRGSDPLSVSSIAFKQQMEWLKENRVEVVHLSQLVLFLRGKLLLPERVAVISMDDGMSSVYHRAWPILKRLKLPFSLGITTGLVEDKKRFTMSWEEVREMHDSGLVEVASHGHRHRGLKNLPRKLVDEELTRSRELLEQRLGVSPSVYFYPLGSMDRRARDLVTEAGYDAAFTATGAPIALGTSHLAEVPRTSVFYSDSMGRFSYFFRGFLKTIPHHLLPKPEPLP
- a CDS encoding ABC transporter permease, translated to MLQRLAARLAWSVFTVWAVLTLTFFIFNWLPGDPARVMAGPQARPADVEVIRKQLGLDQPLYVRYGRFFTQMVRVGGDEKSHPNATKLVGSVSLDLGESYLQRQPVTKLLGSAIGPTFLVGVLALAIQLSVGILFGVLAAYRRHTVFDWGAVGLTLIGISAPTFLTGLLLQAVFARWLNWFPLVYSGDESQLLKSAFLPSLTLGLYGAAYYTRLVRDEMLTLLGSGYVRTARAKGLSESVVVFKHALRNALVPLVTVIGMNIGTLVGGAIVTERIFRWPGVGTLTVNAIFDRDGPVVVGVVLLFAVAVVLSNLLVDFSYALLDPRVRSRSH
- a CDS encoding ABC transporter substrate-binding protein, which produces MSVLCATLGCDEKLSAPIGKRVGESPTRGGTLRTAFFTGIRTLDPATGFSTTNAALGNLMFDTLLTYDDVGNLVPQLADKYSVSPDGKHYVFQLRRGVLFHDGSELTADDVVRSVRRTLAPDTPSPASFYDRIAGYQDYRKGKSKELGVHADGKYTVSFDLSEPDSTFLHVLALQLVAPVCKSAGETWSNAFGSKPCGTGPFELVRYEPNLYVKFKRFEGYWQPGKPYLDGVEWELKVETLTQRYKLERGEYDYVREFSRADLARLRGDSRWEPYGEWEAPHTVFGAFMNTEIPPFNNRHMRRAVAFAINREHIAAIRPGQIVPQYKLVPNVVIPATPGYPAQRYDLDAALEEMRLAGYPYDPKTGEGGYPKEIDYLALVDSFGQQTAEITQQELKKIGIRINLRLVGWPTFQALTGRRGASVMGTTGWHPDFPEPSNFFESTLSSDAIAEENCQNSSFFSNQELDALMKKARGSSDAAERQRMYRRAEAIVTEEAPWVFTHAQRYYEVTQPYVHGYHPHPVMTQRVRWSWIDTTQLQRKVACLLPGTQCDRGALPASLGMGLGRGGR